Genomic segment of Pelmatolapia mariae isolate MD_Pm_ZW linkage group LG6, Pm_UMD_F_2, whole genome shotgun sequence:
ACAAGAGTGCTTTCAGTTCAAATTCATGATGTCTCAGCAGCAGAGTAAGTGCAGCACCTGGGTTGGGAAACTTGTGCATTACAAATGTACCTTTTCTATGGTTTTAAATACCAAAAATCATAAACTGTGAGgcaaataaataacttaaacCAATGCCAAATAAGGACTGCTAGGCCCGCGAGTTACTGGGCCTATGTGAGGAGACGAATCTTATCCTCTGGGAATAGATCAGGTCGGCCAAATACAGTCCAAAGTTGACGAAGGAAAACACAGCCACCACAACCTTGCTGTCCCACGGACACTTCCCCTGTGGACAGGACGACGGTCTCCATGGGGAGCCGTATTTTGTGTCGAAGCAGAACACTGGCCACACCACTGATGCGCTCAGGTAGAGCAGTACTTCGAGGAGGGTGCACACTACCACAAAGCGGTCAAAGGGCATGCAGCACACAGCCTTGGTACGCTTGCATACAGTCATTATGATCACCAGTGCTGTGAGAGCGAAACAGAAAGCATAGACAACAACACAGTAGATTGTGCCTGCATACTGGGAATACTGACTCTGGTTGGCCAGTGCACCAAAGATGATGCAGGCTACAAAGCCCTGAACAACTTTGAGAAGGCCGGACACTGTGGCCATATAACCCGTCACAATCTGGCCTGGCCTTGCTCGGCACAAGGCCACTTCCGCCCCGTAGGCCAGAGTCCCCAGGATGGAGCAGACGGTGACGGCAATGCGGAAATTTCTAACATCACAGCCAGCGTAAGGGCACTCGGATTGCACAAAGAACAGAGGGTAAACGACAGAGGCTGTCACATACCTGcagaagaaggaaagaaaaactatGAGTTTACTAAATCTGACCACAGTTACCACAGTTACATTTACAACTATGTCTGTGACGTCTCATAAGATAcactatataaaatatacactgTGCAAACTTTAATAGGTCAGCTGTCAAACTATGTTCACAAgaatcttgttttattttatgttgtagCATAAAATTGTGAGTGAGGCTGACCCTTAACCTTCCCATTATAACTGGTTTTGGTATAACTGGTAAACAAGTTTCTGACTGCAACAAACTTGCAAAATGTTGATTTTGAAAGTCTCTTGGAGCTATTTCTAAACAATTGCAGATTCTAAGATCATCACTTCAAACAACTGTACCCATGTACAAGTTATTTATACGTATCATCACTTTGCAAAGGTCTGGCCAAGGTACAGCTTGCTaagggacatttaaccaaatattagtaaAGATATATGTAGATTTTTCAGCCTGTATGTATAATTTTGATCAATAGTCCCATAAAAAAATCTCACACAGTGACAGTAGTGTGATTATGTGCCCAGTACTGCAATGAAAGGTTAACATTCTACCTCTGTTAAAGCTGTGACTCTTTCAGCCACATAGGTAAGAGCTGATTATAGGTTTGTTTACGCAGGAAGTCATTCCTAAAATCAGTCTGGCTTTAAAGATGGCTGTAATCAAGAACAGTTCAAATATCCCTAAAGTCTCACAATTTAACAACACCTGATCCAAGTGTGTTTAGCAGTAAAGACCAGGTTATAAGATCTCaaactgcaatatttttttctagtCAAAACTGTGTAGGTTTCTTggtttgtgctttttttaaacacaatacACAACAGGTGGTAGAGTGGGTCACCTGC
This window contains:
- the LOC134629792 gene encoding myeloid-associated differentiation marker-like protein 2, which codes for MDSHSGPYLNHKALCSPLGAARLCQLALGCAVIAMVTHTAGYSGSHGVFCMAAWCFCFAMSVLVFFLDATRLYSYLPVSWDNLTVTCAAFATLMYVTASVVYPLFFVQSECPYAGCDVRNFRIAVTVCSILGTLAYGAEVALCRARPGQIVTGYMATVSGLLKVVQGFVACIIFGALANQSQYSQYAGTIYCVVVYAFCFALTALVIIMTVCKRTKAVCCMPFDRFVVVCTLLEVLLYLSASVVWPVFCFDTKYGSPWRPSSCPQGKCPWDSKVVVAVFSFVNFGLYLADLIYSQRIRFVSSHRPSNSRA